In the genome of Chloroflexota bacterium, one region contains:
- a CDS encoding thiolase — translation MADLSKSVAIVGVAESDEIGRVEKSNLQLHAEAAYNALEDAGLKMSDVNGLMTAGTSTINLGEYLGVNPTYTDTTAVGGSSFIIHIAHAVAAINAGYCDTVLVTHGEAGRSARSRAGANGSDAGPQYESPYGFIGAPINYAMAARRYMHMYGERRVRQGMAEVAVATRKWANLNPKAYFKDTPMSFDDYHNSRWIAWPFHLPDCCLVTDAGGAYVVTTPERARDLPKKPVYVLGAAEGHDHGVLSQMKNLTRTWAKYSGPAALQMAGVTHDDIDLSMIYDSFTYTVLATLESLGYCEPGEGPDFVANQRTAPGGDFAMNTSGGGLSYTHSGMYGMFLVLEAVRQLRGETGERQLDDPKLCLINGTGGSLSSTGTVVLGID, via the coding sequence ATGGCCGATCTGAGCAAGTCGGTTGCCATTGTTGGAGTGGCTGAATCCGACGAGATAGGAAGAGTAGAAAAGTCCAACCTGCAGCTTCACGCCGAAGCCGCTTATAACGCCCTCGAAGACGCCGGGCTGAAAATGAGCGATGTCAACGGTCTGATGACCGCCGGCACATCGACGATTAACCTGGGCGAATACTTAGGCGTCAACCCGACTTACACCGACACGACCGCAGTCGGCGGTTCGTCGTTCATCATCCACATCGCGCACGCTGTCGCCGCCATAAACGCCGGCTACTGCGACACGGTTCTGGTTACGCACGGCGAAGCGGGCCGCAGCGCTCGTTCACGCGCGGGCGCAAATGGCTCCGACGCGGGCCCCCAATACGAGTCCCCCTACGGATTCATCGGTGCGCCCATCAACTACGCGATGGCAGCACGCCGCTACATGCACATGTACGGCGAGCGCCGAGTGCGACAGGGCATGGCAGAGGTTGCTGTCGCGACACGCAAGTGGGCGAACCTCAATCCCAAGGCATATTTCAAAGACACGCCGATGTCCTTCGACGACTACCATAACTCTCGCTGGATCGCCTGGCCGTTCCATCTGCCGGACTGCTGTCTGGTAACGGACGCCGGCGGCGCGTATGTCGTGACCACGCCGGAGCGCGCGCGCGACCTGCCGAAGAAGCCGGTGTATGTACTTGGCGCGGCGGAAGGACACGACCACGGCGTCCTCAGCCAGATGAAGAACCTCACCCGCACATGGGCAAAGTACTCCGGACCGGCGGCGCTGCAGATGGCAGGCGTAACGCACGATGACATCGACCTCTCGATGATTTACGACTCGTTCACATACACCGTACTCGCCACGCTGGAAAGCCTCGGCTACTGCGAGCCCGGCGAAGGTCCGGACTTTGTGGCGAATCAGCGCACGGCGCCCGGCGGCGACTTCGCGATGAACACCAGCGGCGGCGGTCTGTCCTATACACACTCCGGCATGTACGGCATGTTCCTGGTGCTGGAAGCGGTCAGGCAGCTGCGCGGCGAGACTGGCGAGCGCCAGCTCGACGATCCCAAGCTCTGCCTCATCAACGGCACGGGCGGCTCGCTGTCCTCGACGGGCACGGTCGTTCTCGGCATCGATTAA
- a CDS encoding DUF971 domain-containing protein, producing the protein MMAAELGVENVELSAEGVTIHWTDGHTCFYTGKYLRINCACAECVEEWTNRKLLDPATIDANIMALDYLKIGRYALQFLWSDGHYTGIYPFTMLRMLCQHVDDEG; encoded by the coding sequence ATGATGGCAGCGGAGTTGGGTGTCGAGAATGTGGAGCTTAGCGCGGAAGGCGTAACCATTCATTGGACGGATGGGCATACCTGCTTCTATACCGGAAAGTATTTGCGGATAAACTGCGCCTGCGCGGAGTGCGTCGAGGAATGGACGAACCGCAAGCTGCTCGACCCGGCGACCATTGACGCTAACATCATGGCGCTGGACTACCTGAAGATCGGCAGATACGCCCTGCAATTCCTGTGGAGCGATGGGCACTACACCGGCATCTATCCGTTCACGATGCTGCGGATGCTGTGCCAGCATGTTGATGACGAGGGATAA
- a CDS encoding aminotransferase class III-fold pyridoxal phosphate-dependent enzyme, which yields MATIEARYREMFGKSVDWYERGKSLFAGGITHQTRFTSPFPAYIDYAEGPYKYDVDDNRIIDFVMGNGSLLMGHSQPAIIEAIREQVSRGTHVGGASTHEVRYAEAVKSLVPSLERVRFTASGTESTYLALRLARAFTGKTKIVKFLEHFHGWHDYVTPESGQALGGVPQEVLDTVIVAPVDIAAVDNILTQDDDIAAVIVECNGAHYGTFPLQNPHFLHDLQEQTKRHGVLFIMDEVITGFRLSPGGAQVRWGLEPDLTTMAKIIAGGQPGAAVGGRADIMELMAFRNDPEWDNEGRVPQGGTYNAQPLTAVAGVAALNAIANEGVNARADAMAERLKDGLNTAFIQNEVAGHAHGISSIIHVNLNADCDCDRGICTMPYQQIYDTMPAAATRTLRRAMLVNGVDMMGGRAFFVSSAHDEDVIDRTIDAFSQSLKDLRAEGEL from the coding sequence ATGGCAACCATTGAAGCACGCTACCGCGAGATGTTTGGCAAATCGGTGGATTGGTATGAACGCGGTAAGTCGCTGTTCGCGGGTGGCATTACGCACCAGACGCGCTTCACTTCGCCGTTCCCCGCGTACATCGATTATGCCGAGGGACCGTACAAGTACGATGTGGACGATAACCGGATTATCGACTTTGTGATGGGAAACGGCAGCTTGCTGATGGGGCACAGCCAGCCCGCCATCATCGAGGCGATACGCGAGCAAGTTAGCAGGGGCACGCACGTCGGCGGCGCGTCAACCCATGAAGTTCGGTACGCTGAAGCAGTCAAGAGTCTCGTGCCATCCTTGGAGCGTGTGCGCTTCACTGCGTCCGGCACCGAATCGACATACCTCGCGCTAAGGCTCGCCCGCGCATTTACAGGCAAGACGAAAATTGTCAAGTTTCTCGAACACTTCCACGGCTGGCACGATTATGTTACGCCGGAATCCGGGCAAGCGCTCGGCGGAGTGCCGCAGGAAGTGCTGGACACGGTAATCGTCGCGCCCGTGGACATCGCGGCGGTTGACAACATCCTGACGCAGGACGATGACATCGCCGCCGTAATCGTCGAATGCAACGGCGCGCATTACGGCACATTCCCATTGCAGAACCCGCATTTCTTGCACGACCTGCAGGAGCAGACGAAGCGGCACGGCGTCCTGTTCATAATGGATGAGGTAATCACAGGATTCAGGCTGTCGCCCGGCGGCGCGCAGGTACGCTGGGGACTTGAACCCGACCTCACCACGATGGCGAAGATTATTGCGGGCGGGCAGCCCGGCGCGGCAGTAGGCGGCAGAGCCGATATTATGGAACTGATGGCATTCCGCAACGACCCAGAGTGGGACAATGAAGGCAGGGTGCCGCAGGGTGGCACATACAACGCGCAGCCACTGACTGCCGTTGCCGGTGTTGCCGCGCTGAATGCAATCGCCAACGAAGGCGTCAACGCAAGAGCGGACGCGATGGCGGAACGGCTGAAGGATGGGCTGAATACGGCATTCATTCAGAACGAGGTTGCGGGACACGCGCACGGCATATCGTCGATAATCCATGTGAACCTGAACGCGGACTGCGACTGTGATCGCGGTATCTGCACGATGCCATATCAGCAGATATACGACACGATGCCCGCCGCCGCGACACGCACATTGCGTCGCGCTATGCTGGTCAACGGCGTGGATATGATGGGCGGCAGAGCGTTCTTCGTCTCGTCCGCACACGACGAGGATGTCATCGATCGTACTATCGACGCATTCTCCCAATCGCTGAAAGACCTTCGCGCAGAGGGCGAGTTGTAG
- a CDS encoding SDR family oxidoreductase, producing MSRFDEQVAIITGAATGIGYGIARRLASEGARLVMVDIDSELGEQSASEISARSSDTRLVIGDVSEQATADAAVQAALDAWGRIDILVNNAGITGIDGNIWETTLDEMDRVYRINLRGVFAFCHAAIPAMLERDYGRIVNIASIAGKEGNPRMVPYSATKAAVIGLTKSVGKELAKSGIRVNCVTPAVVHTRILDELTPEQVQYMVDRIPIGRTGEIAEIAALVAWLASEECSFSTGGVFDISGGRATY from the coding sequence ATGAGCAGGTTCGACGAACAGGTTGCGATAATAACGGGCGCCGCCACAGGCATTGGCTATGGCATCGCGCGGCGGCTGGCATCAGAGGGCGCGCGCCTTGTGATGGTGGACATCGACAGCGAACTCGGCGAGCAGTCCGCAAGCGAAATCTCCGCACGCAGCAGCGACACGCGGCTGGTAATCGGCGATGTGTCGGAGCAAGCCACGGCGGACGCCGCTGTGCAAGCAGCGTTAGACGCTTGGGGGCGCATTGACATCCTCGTGAACAACGCGGGCATTACCGGCATAGACGGCAACATCTGGGAGACAACTCTCGACGAGATGGACCGTGTGTATCGCATCAACTTGCGCGGCGTATTCGCGTTCTGCCACGCCGCAATACCCGCGATGCTAGAGCGCGACTACGGGCGCATCGTCAACATCGCGTCCATCGCCGGCAAGGAGGGCAACCCGCGCATGGTGCCCTACTCCGCGACCAAAGCAGCCGTCATCGGTCTCACAAAGTCGGTAGGCAAAGAACTCGCCAAGAGTGGCATCCGCGTTAACTGCGTTACGCCCGCAGTCGTGCACACACGCATCCTGGACGAACTCACGCCGGAGCAGGTGCAATACATGGTAGATCGCATTCCAATCGGCCGCACCGGCGAGATTGCCGAGATTGCTGCACTCGTCGCGTGGCTGGCGTCCGAAGAGTGCTCGTTCAGCACCGGCGGCGTATTCGACATCAGCGGCGGCAGGGCGACCTACTAG
- a CDS encoding MFS transporter: protein MAQQPQPSESRARLNYGRVIYPHYVWVIVTVIAVMQMVGTSIRMAFGVFIDPLEQTFNWSQGSITFAYLLSSVVTALASPFAGWFGDRFGARKAMVIGTAMFLAGMLLTGLISTIWELYLYFGVLLGVAQAIFLVPLIPSAMNWFRRHLGVGMGLIMASWGIGPAIAALVVGWLIDGMGWQNAFIALGVGSAAIMFLLIGLFRDRPADKGLQPYGFRPGDVEVQKRRPDPERTKLFSGYMRKTAAFWNMSSIHFLGCVGHAIILVYIVPLAVNEGLTLLQATGVLSTLSAVSVISRVFVPIMCETIGTRKIMFVFFALQGILVLMLFWTHDVWMFYLFAIVFGIGYGGETGGFPILNRQYYGQAPTGAPHGWQMAGAGLGMALGGWIGGPIFDIFGSYDIALWASIATSLAGALNIVFLEPTHSLLIPDWEAEEASESEESPDPEESPQPRIASGD from the coding sequence ATGGCACAGCAGCCGCAACCGTCTGAAAGCCGCGCCCGACTAAACTACGGGCGCGTCATCTATCCTCACTATGTCTGGGTAATCGTAACGGTCATCGCCGTGATGCAGATGGTCGGTACTTCCATCCGCATGGCGTTCGGCGTGTTTATCGACCCGCTGGAGCAGACATTCAACTGGAGCCAAGGCAGCATCACGTTCGCATACTTGCTTTCGAGCGTGGTAACCGCCTTGGCTTCTCCCTTTGCCGGTTGGTTTGGCGATCGCTTCGGCGCGCGCAAGGCAATGGTGATCGGCACCGCAATGTTCCTAGCCGGCATGCTGCTCACCGGACTTATAAGCACCATCTGGGAACTTTACCTGTACTTCGGCGTGCTGCTCGGCGTGGCGCAGGCGATATTCCTAGTGCCTTTGATTCCTTCCGCGATGAACTGGTTCCGGCGTCATCTCGGCGTCGGGATGGGACTCATCATGGCGTCGTGGGGGATTGGTCCGGCGATTGCTGCGCTAGTAGTAGGCTGGCTCATAGACGGAATGGGCTGGCAGAACGCCTTTATCGCGCTTGGCGTCGGTTCCGCGGCGATAATGTTCCTTCTCATCGGTCTGTTCAGAGACAGACCTGCCGACAAAGGACTTCAACCTTACGGTTTCCGTCCGGGCGATGTTGAAGTTCAAAAGCGCAGGCCGGACCCGGAGCGCACGAAGCTGTTCAGCGGCTATATGCGCAAGACCGCTGCGTTTTGGAATATGAGCAGCATTCACTTTCTCGGCTGCGTTGGGCACGCGATAATTCTGGTGTACATCGTGCCGCTGGCGGTGAATGAAGGGCTGACTCTCCTACAGGCGACAGGCGTGCTGTCCACGCTTTCGGCGGTCAGTGTCATATCGCGTGTCTTCGTGCCGATAATGTGCGAAACTATCGGCACGCGCAAGATAATGTTCGTCTTCTTCGCATTGCAGGGCATTCTGGTCTTAATGCTCTTCTGGACGCACGACGTTTGGATGTTCTACCTATTCGCGATCGTATTCGGCATTGGCTACGGCGGCGAAACCGGCGGGTTCCCGATACTCAACCGGCAGTATTACGGGCAAGCGCCGACCGGAGCGCCGCACGGCTGGCAGATGGCGGGCGCAGGCTTGGGCATGGCGCTCGGCGGCTGGATTGGCGGTCCGATATTTGACATATTCGGCAGCTACGACATCGCGCTCTGGGCTTCAATCGCGACGAGTCTTGCCGGTGCGCTGAACATTGTCTTCCTAGAGCCAACCCACAGTCTGCTTATCCCTGACTGGGAAGCGGAAGAAGCATCCGAGTCGGAAGAATCGCCCGATCCGGAAGAATCGCCCCAACCGCGCATCGCAAGCGGCGATTGA
- a CDS encoding glyoxalase — MPRVSGLGHVGIYVNDLMGQRDFYSRVMGLEITDEDLEQRRMVFMSANPDVEHHEFVLMEGRDVPADGKLVQQISFTVETISELKDFYRAFTSEGVNIQRIVSHGNAFGMYADDPEGNTLEVYYKTGLEVPQPHGDHIELDMSDEELMSIAEAAVPN, encoded by the coding sequence ATGCCTAGAGTTAGCGGGCTTGGACATGTGGGCATTTATGTGAACGACCTGATGGGTCAGCGCGATTTCTACTCGCGCGTGATGGGCTTGGAGATTACGGACGAAGATCTTGAGCAGCGCCGCATGGTGTTCATGAGCGCCAATCCGGATGTGGAGCACCACGAGTTCGTGTTGATGGAAGGGCGCGATGTGCCAGCCGACGGCAAGCTCGTGCAGCAGATTTCCTTCACGGTCGAGACGATTTCGGAGCTGAAGGACTTCTACCGCGCCTTCACGAGCGAAGGTGTGAACATCCAGCGCATCGTAAGCCATGGTAACGCGTTTGGTATGTACGCCGACGATCCTGAGGGCAACACGCTCGAAGTCTATTACAAGACCGGGTTGGAAGTTCCACAGCCGCACGGCGACCACATCGAGCTGGACATGTCCGACGAAGAGTTGATGTCCATCGCAGAGGCGGCGGTTCCCAACTAA
- a CDS encoding HAD family hydrolase has protein sequence MTWGNNLIEAIVFDFDGLIIDTETPEFDTWQEVFDSYGVSLERDVWEWAIGRHSDDFNIYKHLAELSGQHIERAEVRPRMRRRYLERIDENPVLPGVKEYLAAAKDMQLKLAVASSSLPGWAKGHLNSRELLHYFEFVLDAGDVKRAKPAPDLYTMAVDRLGVRPENALAIEDSMHGLTAAKAAGLYCVVVPNPMTDRMKFDTADMRLASLASLPLDALLAELNGRLEWV, from the coding sequence ATGACTTGGGGAAATAACTTGATTGAAGCAATCGTCTTTGATTTCGACGGGCTGATAATAGATACGGAGACGCCAGAGTTTGACACATGGCAGGAGGTGTTCGATTCTTACGGCGTCTCGCTGGAGCGCGATGTGTGGGAGTGGGCTATCGGCCGGCACAGTGACGATTTCAATATCTACAAGCACCTTGCCGAATTGTCGGGGCAGCATATCGAGCGGGCGGAAGTCCGTCCACGAATGCGCCGCCGTTACCTGGAGCGTATTGACGAAAACCCCGTTCTGCCAGGCGTGAAAGAGTATCTGGCTGCCGCAAAGGACATGCAACTGAAGCTTGCAGTGGCGTCAAGTTCCCTTCCGGGCTGGGCGAAAGGACATCTGAATAGCAGGGAATTGCTGCATTATTTCGAGTTTGTGCTGGACGCGGGCGATGTGAAGCGCGCCAAACCGGCTCCTGATCTTTATACGATGGCGGTAGATAGGCTGGGAGTGCGCCCGGAGAACGCGCTTGCGATAGAAGACTCGATGCATGGGTTGACTGCGGCGAAGGCGGCGGGGCTGTACTGTGTTGTAGTGCCAAACCCGATGACCGACCGCATGAAGTTCGACACGGCGGACATGCGGCTGGCGTCGCTGGCGTCGCTGCCTCTCGATGCGCTGTTGGCGGAATTGAATGGCAGGCTGGAATGGGTCTGA